The following coding sequences are from one Panthera leo isolate Ple1 chromosome E1, P.leo_Ple1_pat1.1, whole genome shotgun sequence window:
- the CYGB gene encoding cytoglobin isoform X2, with protein sequence MEKVPGEMEIERRERSEELSEAERKAVQATWARLYANCEDVGVAILVRFFVNFPSAKQYFSQFKHMTEPLEMERSPQLRKHACRVMGALNTVVENLHDPEKVSSVLALVGKAHALKHKVEPVYFKILSGVILEVIAEEFANDFPPETQRAWAKLRGLIYSHVTAAYKEVGWVQQVPNATTPPATLPSSGP encoded by the exons ATGGAGAAAGTGCCGGGCGAGATGGAGATTGAGCGCAGGGAGCGGAGCGAGGAGCTGTCCGAGGCGGAGAGGAAGGCGGTGCAGGCTACGTGGGCCCGGCTCTATGCCAACTGCGAGGACGTGGGGGTGGCCATCCTGGTGAG GTTCTTCGTGAACTTCCCGTCTGCCAAGCAGTACTTCAGCCAGTTCAAGCACATGACCGAGCCCCTGGAAATGGAGCGGAGCCCCCAGCTGCGGAAACACGCCTGCCGGGTCATGGGGGCCCTCAACACCGTCGTGGAGAACCTACATGACCCCGAGAAGGTATCCTCTGTGCTCGCCCTTGTGGGCAAAGCCCACGCCCTCAAGCACAAGGTGGAGCCCGTGTACTTCAAG atcCTCTCCGGGGTAATTCTGGAAGTGATCGCCGAGGAATTTGCCAATGACTTCCCACCAGAGACGCAGAGAGCCTGGGCCAAGCTGCGTGGCCTCATCTACAGCCATGTGACCGCTGCCTACAAGGAAGTGGGCTGGGTACAGCAGGTCCCCAACGCCACCac CCCTCCGGCCACGCTGCCCTCTTCGGGGCCATAG
- the CYGB gene encoding cytoglobin isoform X1 — protein sequence MEKVPGEMEIERRERSEELSEAERKAVQATWARLYANCEDVGVAILVRFFVNFPSAKQYFSQFKHMTEPLEMERSPQLRKHACRVMGALNTVVENLHDPEKVSSVLALVGKAHALKHKVEPVYFKILSGVILEVIAEEFANDFPPETQRAWAKLRGLIYSHVTAAYKEVGWPSGHAALFGAIGPPLSPPPSQAAP from the exons ATGGAGAAAGTGCCGGGCGAGATGGAGATTGAGCGCAGGGAGCGGAGCGAGGAGCTGTCCGAGGCGGAGAGGAAGGCGGTGCAGGCTACGTGGGCCCGGCTCTATGCCAACTGCGAGGACGTGGGGGTGGCCATCCTGGTGAG GTTCTTCGTGAACTTCCCGTCTGCCAAGCAGTACTTCAGCCAGTTCAAGCACATGACCGAGCCCCTGGAAATGGAGCGGAGCCCCCAGCTGCGGAAACACGCCTGCCGGGTCATGGGGGCCCTCAACACCGTCGTGGAGAACCTACATGACCCCGAGAAGGTATCCTCTGTGCTCGCCCTTGTGGGCAAAGCCCACGCCCTCAAGCACAAGGTGGAGCCCGTGTACTTCAAG atcCTCTCCGGGGTAATTCTGGAAGTGATCGCCGAGGAATTTGCCAATGACTTCCCACCAGAGACGCAGAGAGCCTGGGCCAAGCTGCGTGGCCTCATCTACAGCCATGTGACCGCTGCCTACAAGGAAGTGGGCTGG CCCTCCGGCCACGCTGCCCTCTTCGGGGCCATAGGaccccccctctctcctcccccctcccaggcaGCACCCTGA
- the CYGB gene encoding cytoglobin isoform X3, giving the protein MEKVPGEMEIERRERSEELSEAERKAVQATWARLYANCEDVGVAILVRFFVNFPSAKQYFSQFKHMTEPLEMERSPQLRKHACRVMGALNTVVENLHDPEKVSSVLALVGKAHALKHKVEPVYFKILSGVILEVIAEEFANDFPPETQRAWAKLRGLIYSHVTAAYKEVGWVQQVPNATT; this is encoded by the exons ATGGAGAAAGTGCCGGGCGAGATGGAGATTGAGCGCAGGGAGCGGAGCGAGGAGCTGTCCGAGGCGGAGAGGAAGGCGGTGCAGGCTACGTGGGCCCGGCTCTATGCCAACTGCGAGGACGTGGGGGTGGCCATCCTGGTGAG GTTCTTCGTGAACTTCCCGTCTGCCAAGCAGTACTTCAGCCAGTTCAAGCACATGACCGAGCCCCTGGAAATGGAGCGGAGCCCCCAGCTGCGGAAACACGCCTGCCGGGTCATGGGGGCCCTCAACACCGTCGTGGAGAACCTACATGACCCCGAGAAGGTATCCTCTGTGCTCGCCCTTGTGGGCAAAGCCCACGCCCTCAAGCACAAGGTGGAGCCCGTGTACTTCAAG atcCTCTCCGGGGTAATTCTGGAAGTGATCGCCGAGGAATTTGCCAATGACTTCCCACCAGAGACGCAGAGAGCCTGGGCCAAGCTGCGTGGCCTCATCTACAGCCATGTGACCGCTGCCTACAAGGAAGTGGGCTGGGTACAGCAGGTCCCCAACGCCACCacgtga